A stretch of the Actinomycetota bacterium genome encodes the following:
- a CDS encoding DUF3037 domain-containing protein, whose protein sequence is MTSFEYFVLRCVPRVDRQEFLNVGVVLYGQDSRFLRAACDVDPERLKALGPDVDPEDINAHLETIAAICRGDEAGGPAALLSERQRFDWLAAPRSTVVQPGPVHSGLTSDPAAELEHLLDRLVH, encoded by the coding sequence ATGACAAGCTTCGAGTACTTCGTGCTGCGCTGCGTCCCCCGGGTCGACCGCCAGGAGTTCCTGAACGTCGGGGTCGTCCTCTACGGCCAGGACTCCCGGTTCCTCCGGGCCGCCTGCGACGTGGACCCCGAACGGCTGAAGGCACTGGGCCCGGATGTCGACCCCGAAGACATCAACGCGCACCTCGAGACGATTGCGGCCATCTGCCGGGGCGACGAAGCCGGGGGGCCGGCCGCCCTGTTGAGCGAGCGCCAGCGATTCGACTGGCTGGCCGCGCCCCGGTCGACCGTCGTGCAGCCGGGCCCCGTTCACTCCGGCCTCACCTCCGACCCCGCCGCCGAGCTCGAGCACCTGCTGGACAGGCTCGTCCACTAA
- a CDS encoding class I SAM-dependent methyltransferase produces the protein MRDERFVSDRFPLASRYHPDWVLGSAGGGANSLWLTEWLSGAMTFTPGMRVLDLGCGRAASSIFLHREFGVQVWATDLWVSASENYKRIADAGANLVHAIHADARSLPFAGEFFDAIVCIDSFPYFGTDELYLNYLAHFVKPGGQIGIAGAGLVKEFEGGVPEHLKAFWTQDCWCLHSAEWWSTHWGKTGIVSVETADTMPEGWQVWLDWQLTGSPENMPEIQTLETDAGRYLGYVRCVGRRNGMAKLEDYCWPDSLRVSPDDYSRHPLLRED, from the coding sequence GTGCGCGACGAACGGTTCGTATCCGACAGATTTCCGCTCGCCTCCCGCTACCACCCGGATTGGGTTCTGGGCTCGGCCGGCGGGGGAGCTAACTCCCTCTGGCTGACCGAGTGGCTGTCGGGGGCAATGACCTTCACTCCCGGGATGCGGGTGCTCGACCTCGGATGCGGCCGGGCCGCCTCGTCGATATTCCTCCACCGGGAGTTCGGCGTGCAGGTGTGGGCCACCGACCTGTGGGTGAGTGCATCGGAGAACTACAAGCGCATAGCCGACGCCGGAGCGAACCTGGTTCACGCCATCCACGCCGACGCCCGCTCCCTGCCGTTCGCAGGGGAGTTCTTCGACGCCATCGTGTGCATCGACTCGTTTCCCTACTTCGGGACCGACGAGCTGTACCTCAACTACCTGGCGCACTTTGTGAAGCCCGGCGGGCAGATCGGCATCGCCGGAGCCGGCCTGGTGAAGGAGTTCGAGGGCGGAGTGCCGGAGCACCTAAAGGCGTTCTGGACCCAGGACTGCTGGTGCCTGCACTCGGCCGAGTGGTGGAGCACTCACTGGGGCAAGACGGGGATCGTCTCGGTCGAGACGGCGGACACGATGCCCGAGGGCTGGCAGGTGTGGCTCGACTGGCAGTTGACCGGGTCTCCCGAGAACATGCCGGAGATCCAGACGCTCGAAACCGATGCCGGTCGGTACCTGGGCTACGTTCGCTGCGTCGGCCGGCGCAACGGTATGGCGAAGCTGGAGGACTACTGCTGGCCGGACAGCCTGCGGGTGTCACCGGACGACTACAGCCGCCACCCCCTGCTCCGGGAGGACTAG